Part of the Xenopus tropicalis strain Nigerian chromosome 3, UCB_Xtro_10.0, whole genome shotgun sequence genome, atacacaaTAACAGAAGTGACCTCTCCTCCATCAGCTTCAAAATCAAGGCAAAAAAGCTGTGTTCCATTGTCATTGGGTTCATCTTTTAAGGCTCCGGCTGTGTGTACTTTTTCTGTGGCTGAGTTCCATAGACCATGCAAGGCAAATGTTACAGTATCAGTGACAATGTTTCTTTTCTTCATAGTTAGTATTTAAAAACTGGATAAAGCTGCCATGTTGGTAGCCACTGTAAATatgggtttttaattttttttttgcagaccagGCCTCTCCTACTTCTCATATGGCCTTGCCCATTTGAAATATTACAAACAAATATCTAATTAAGGTTAGCAATCTGTAGATGCTGGCAAATGCTGGAGGTGCCGCTGTAAGACACCATATAccacaggtcccaaacattttttacctgtgagcaacaatATAAataagttggggagcaatgcaagcatgaaaaaaagttcctagggtgaccaataaaggctgtgattggctatttgtgaTTGGctcatctgctttgaggccactgagagcaacatccaaagggtggtgagcaacatgttgcccctgagccactggttgggaatcgctgccataaacagtcactggttggtggctgctgggggggattaCTGGTGTGCCCTTCCCCTGTTGACTTTGGTTTTGACGTTTTACGGTTTGTCCGTTCCCTGGAGCTGAGGATTTTAGGGTTGGAGCACCTGGACCATTTGCTTTACTTTGGTAAGCTTTTTACAGGCTATGGGTGCCTTTTTGCTAAAATATGAGAATTTTTGTACCCATTTTTAATCCCACTCAGACCCCTGCCCTAtcaataataaatattgaaaaatatataaacatgtatGCAACTTTTTTATACTCATCAGCGCTGCAGTGTGCCATTTGCTCTGTTTTACTTGGCAGAGTACTACAGTTTGCCTAAACAGGGTGATATGTATCACAGTTTTGCCCCAGTGTAACTTCCTGCATAGGACATAAGCTAAATACTTGTGCACAGACTCACCTCTCTGGCGGGGATGATAGACCTGCAGATCGGGCTTCTTTGGGCGAGCAGGCCCTGGCGTATACCTTTTCTTCTGTTTCTCTTTGGCTTGCTTCACTTCACGGTCATAGTCATCCCTTGGCAAAAGAGAAAGAGAGTTAGAGCTTGGCACCAACCATAAATGCTCCTAGGCAGTCCTGTCACTAGTTTGCCAGAGCACCCTTATATGCCTAATAATCAACCCGACCTGTGTAAGTAATGTATTTAATTGCATGGAACAAACTGGTCATGTAGAACCTGCCTGTGGCTTACTCAAAAAACTGTGCCATCAATTGTGCCAGCATTTTCCCAGTCAgacttatttttttaatgcaatttatttCAGGACTCATTTCAATAAAGGGTATTGATTTAGTTAATTTATATAATTGACATCTGGCCCATTTGCGGCCAAATATCGGTTGGGGTGGCTTGCTGGacggccccatacacgggcagataagctgcttaaACTCTTTGAAAGACCCCAatcggcatcttaaatctgcccaagtatggccacctttacacaaggTAAACATTAGAGGCGGTGGCACATGAGGAGGTTGTGTACATTTGCCCCTGCATGATTTCAGCTCAGGGGTGACTAAATGTTCTATAATGCCCAACCACTAATCACCAGTCTAGGCCCTTCCAGTGCACTCTTGGGTCAGGTGATAATCGTTAGGAAATGGCTAGTGCCCTGTTTTTGAGCATGCCCACACTGGTATATAGTAATTTTGAAAACAACCCAGAATGCTAGTAGACCAATGGCTGTGACAGTTTGACATGCAAGGCTCCTGCAAAGTTCCTAAAAGGTACctagtttgcccatgagcagtaacccatatagggttgccatcttctGACTGGGGAATGCCTGTGTGGGAGGCAGAacggtgatgtcatggggtgagGCGGATGATGTTGGAGGTGTGGTCTATGACATTGAGGGATTTGGTGGGGTTATGACATGGCGATCGGTGCCAGGAGTTCTGTCCGATTTCCCTCATTTGGAAAATGGGGCAGGGAGTTTGACCCGGACAGACAGACGTGGCAACcctaaacccatagcaaccaataagatatgtGCTTTacaataggtgaccagtaaattctacctgctgactggttccaTCAGTtgctgctcctgggaaaacttagtgccttttattaaatagccCCATCCAAGTTTAAAAAGGTGCGGACtttaaaagtgggtgtggtcactTCAAAATCTCAACAGGAATCCGCTAGAGAAGCATGAATGGGACAGCCCTTTTGGAACTGAACAGCTGCCTCCACTGCCCAAAGGAGTTTGGCTACACAAATATTGGAATTTCAGAAGCAAATCTGTCATTTATTTAGCAAGGAAACACTAGTTCATA contains:
- the c2orf68 gene encoding UPF0561 protein C2orf68 homolog isoform X2 gives rise to the protein MQEEVEVQGKAGPGGRLDMNHGFVHHIRRNQIARDDYDREVKQAKEKQKKRYTPGPARPKKPDLQVYHPRQRATEKVHTAGALKDEPNDNGTQLFCLDFEADGGEVTSVIVYEDDDAEQLAAMISNQNQLEGGMREALKRRIQEEISKRRVQR